In Nicotiana tabacum cultivar K326 chromosome 19, ASM71507v2, whole genome shotgun sequence, one DNA window encodes the following:
- the LOC107803832 gene encoding pollen receptor-like kinase 5: protein MGSSHIFTHYVILLFIVKLCTMAIAQDGSANGFDGAEREALVTIKADFNNPKVLKSWTGLMCYLNNTPSWFGISCINGRVTGLRLENLGLIGKLKPDALVNLTQLQTLSFKNNSISGNLMDFSKNKNLKDINLSGNRFDGEISPSLLTLNLLESLQVQNNNLNGPIPGFNQSTLKVFNVSDNNLSGEIPNTTALQKFGTSSYLGNQDLCGPLFSITTCTIKNSDTSTPGPSDDSHNDSSNNSKSSMWTPILIVINVVGMVVLLFLFIYYFKKSKKLKKMLTNKNMKLMEVEKIETSKMETTTTTPTETRSVESRSVGLEVELEKGKLIFLGSEINFELDHLLRASAEGLGKGNFGNCYKAMLVDGPTVVVKRLRDLKPLTNEEFVRQVRAIADQKHPNLLPLLGYYNTKDEKLFLLKFAPNGSLYNRIHGGKGTRDRIPFRWSSRLSVARGVARALEHLHLNCSSSQAAAAAVVPHGNLKSSNVLLDENDDVRVADYGLTSLIALPIATQRMVSYRSPEYLGFKKVSKKSDIWSFGCLLLELLTGRISSHSAPPGVTGADLCSWVHRAVREEWTAEIFDTEIAVQRSANSGMLRLLQIAIRCCDKSPEKRPEMSEVVREVESVKGAVDSEDEEDLSLSMDQSMTDDSIATATPSR from the exons ATGGGTTCTTCTCATATCTTCACGCACTATGTTATCTTGCTTTTCATAGTGAAATTATGTACAATGGCCATAGCACAAGATGGTTCTGCTAACGGTTTCGACGGCGCAGAGAGAGAAGCCCTTGTAACAATCAAAGCTGATTTCAACAATCCTAAAGTACTCAAAAGCTGGACAGGTCTCATGTGTTACTTAAATAACACGccgagttggtttggtataaGCTGTATCAACGGTCGAGTCACTGGACTTAGGCTAGAAAATCTTGGCCTTATTGGAAAACTCAAGCCAGATGCACTTGTCAATCTCACTCAGTTacaaacacttagtttcaagAACAACTCCATATCAGGAAACTTGATGGACttctccaaaaacaaaaatttgaaagATATTAATTTATCTGGTAATAGATTTGATGGAGAAATTTCACCTTCTCTTTTAACACTTAATTTGTTAGAGTCATTGCAGGTACAAAACAACAACTTGAACGGTCCGATCCCTGGTTTTAATCAGTCAACATTGAAAGTTTTCAATGTTTCAGACAACAATCTTTCTGGTGAAATTCCAAACACAACAGCCCTTCAGAAATTTGGCACTTCCTCATACTTAGGTAACCAAGATTTATGTGGTCCTCTTTTTTCTATCACGACGTGCACTATCAAGAATAGTGATACATCAACTCCAGGTCCAAGTGATGATTCACATAATGAttcttcaaataattcaaaatcatCCATGTGGACTCCTATTTTGATAGTAATTAATGTTGTTGGTATGGTTGTACTTTTATTCCTTTTCATTTACTACTTCAAGAAATCAAAGAAGCTTAAGAAAATGTTGACGAATAAGAATATGAAATTAATGGAGGTAGAAAAAATTGAGACTAGTAAAATGgagacgacgacgacgacgccaACAGAAACCAGAAGTGTGGAATCAAGAAGTGTGGGATTAGAAGTGGAATTAGAGAAAGGAAAACTGATATTCTTAGGCAGTGAAATAAATTTTGAACTTGATCATTTACTGAGAGCATCAGCAGAAGGATTGGGAAAAGGAAATTTTGGGAATTGTTATAAGGCAATGTTGGTAGATGGACCTACTGTTGTGGTGAAACGTTTAAGGGATTTGAAACCTTTGACGAATGAAGAATTTGTGAGACAAGTGAGAGCTATTGCTGATCAGAAGCATCCAAATTTGTTGCCTCTTCTTGGATATTATAATACAAAAGATGAGAAGCTGTTCCTCTTGAAATTTGCACCTAATGGAAGCTTATATAACCGCATTCATG GAGGAAAAGGGACGAGAGATAGGATTCCATTTCGATGGAGCTCAAGATTATCAGTTGCTCGTGGTGTCGCTCGAGCACTTGAGCATCTACACCTCAACTGCAGCTCCTCCCAAGCCGCCGCCGCCGCCGTTGTTCCCCACGGCAACCTAAAATCCTCCAACGTTTTACTAGACGAAAATGATGATGTTCGTGTCGCTGACTATGGCCTCACTTCCCTTATTGCACTTCCCATTGCTACTCAACGAATGGTTTCCTACCGATCACCGGAATATCTAGGCTTCAAGAAAGTGTCCAAGAAATCTGACATTTGGAGCTTTGGCTGTCTTCTTCTGGAATTGTTAACAG GTAGAATTTCTTCACATTCTGCTCCGCCTGGAGTTACCGGTGCGGATCTCTGCAGTTGGGTTCATCGGGCGGTCCGAGAAGAATGGACGGCTGAGATATTTGACACTGAAATAGCTGTGCAGAGAAGTGCCAACTCGGGGATGCTTCGATTGCTGCAAATTGCTATAAGGTGTTGTGATAAGTCGCCGGAGAAAAGGCCGGAGATGAGTGAAGTGGTAAGGGAAGTGGAAAGTGTTAAGGGTGCGGTTGACTCTGAAGATGAAGAGGATCTGTCTTTGTCAATGGATCAATCTATGACAGATGATTCTATAGCAACTGCTACTCCGTCTCGAtaa